The nucleotide window TAACAAATTTAAAAAAGATTAAAAGATGGGGTTAGAAAAGGAGTTTTATGATTATTTTTAAAGAGTTTTCTTATGATGATTTTCATGAAAATGTGAAGCAGATATATGAAAAAGAGGAATGGAGTGCTTATTTAGGTAATGATTTGAAGCTCAAACGGGCATTTGATAATTCTTTATATAAATTAGGAGCTTTTGACGGAAACCGATTAATTGGATTTATCCGTTGTGTAGGTGACGGCGAACATGTTGTTCTAATACAGGATTTGATTATAGATAATGAGTATCGGAAACAGGGAACAGGTTCGGAACTTTTTAGAAGAATTTATAAAAAATACAAGGATGTAAGAATGCTTGTTCTTATTACAGATATTGCCGATGAAGCTGCCAATCATTTTTATCAGTCACTTAATATGAAAAAACTTGAAAAAGGCGGAATGATTTCTTATTTCAGGTAAGACGATAAAACAGAAATTTATGAAAGGAAGTAAATATGAATAAAATAACGTGTATTTGTTTAGGTGTAAGAGATATGGAAAAAGCTGTAAAATTCTATAGAGATAAATTAGGATTTCAAACAGAAGAAAAATCTGACTATCCTCCTGTAATATTTTTCAATACACCTGGAACAAAGTTTGAGCTTTATCCGCTTGATTTATTGGTAACGGATATTTCGGAAGCGAATGATATTAAAATAAAAAAGGGTTTCGGAGGATTTACATTGGCTTATAATGTTCCGAATAAAGAAGATGTAGATTTAACAATTGAACTTGTGAGAAAAGCCGGAGGAACAATAGTTAAAGAACCTCAAGAAGTATTTTGGGGCGGTTATCATGCATATTTCTCAGATTTGGACGGATACTACTGGGAAGTGGTGTGGGGATCGAATTTTGAATTTGATGAAAATGGTCTTTTAGTAATTCAAAAGGATTAAACTGACAAAGAAAGAGTGGACAAAATGAAAGCAGAAATTATATGTGTAGGAACTGAATTGCTGGTAGGAGATATTGTAAATACCAATGCTCAGTATATTTCGGAAAAATTGACAAGTATAGGAGTGGACTTATATTATCAGACAACTGTAGGAGATAATTTTGAAAGATTGAAGAACTGTATAGAAGCAGCTTTTAACAGAGTAGATCTCGTAATAACTACGGGAGGATTGGGACCTACAGGTGACGATATTACAAAAGAAGTTATTGCGGAATATTTTAATGAAAAATTGGAAGTTTCAGAAAAGCATTATAAAGAAATAGCTAAAAGGTATAAAGACAGAGGTTATGAAGTTTCTACGGGAGGAGAAAAAGAGGCATCGATATTAATAAATTCCAAACTTCTTGAAAATGAAAACGGTCTTGCACCGGGATTTTTCTATGAAAAAGAAAATAAGAAAATAATTGTACTTCCCGGACCTCCGAAAGAATTGACATGGATGGTGGATAATGAAGTTTTACCTCTGTTAAGTAAGTGTTCGGATAGTGTACTGTTAATGAAAACACTGGAAATATCAGGAGTTCCCGAAGGGAAAATAGATGACAGATTGAAAGAATATTGTGAAATGTCCAATCCGACAGTAGCTCCTTATGCTAAAGATAAATGTGTCCATTTAAGAATCGCAATGAAAGGTTCGAGAACTGACACTGAAAATATTAAAAAAGAAATTGAGAGAATAGCAGAGGAAATAAAAGAAATTTATCCTCAAGCTGTTGAAATTGATAAACAGAAGTTATAAAGAATGATTGCTGAACTTAATTTAAAGTATTTATAAAAATATTAAATCATACTGGACTTATGTGTATATTTTTTATATAATAAAAACAAAGTGAAGTAATCGGGAGGTCATGAATGAGCTATATAAAGGAATTTGATTCGGAAGTTTACAATGCAATAGTCAGTGAAGAAAAGAGACAGGAAGAAGGGATAGAACTCATAGCTTCGGAAAACTTTGTGTCAAAAGCTGTAATGGAAGCGGCAGGTTCGGTTTTTACAAATAAATATGCAGAAGGTTATCCTGAAAAGAGATATTACGGCGGTTGCAGAAATGCCGATACGGTTGAGCAGTTGGCAATAAACAGACTTAAAGAAATATTCGG belongs to Pseudoleptotrichia goodfellowii and includes:
- a CDS encoding GNAT family N-acetyltransferase, whose amino-acid sequence is MIIFKEFSYDDFHENVKQIYEKEEWSAYLGNDLKLKRAFDNSLYKLGAFDGNRLIGFIRCVGDGEHVVLIQDLIIDNEYRKQGTGSELFRRIYKKYKDVRMLVLITDIADEAANHFYQSLNMKKLEKGGMISYFR
- a CDS encoding VOC family protein produces the protein MNKITCICLGVRDMEKAVKFYRDKLGFQTEEKSDYPPVIFFNTPGTKFELYPLDLLVTDISEANDIKIKKGFGGFTLAYNVPNKEDVDLTIELVRKAGGTIVKEPQEVFWGGYHAYFSDLDGYYWEVVWGSNFEFDENGLLVIQKD
- a CDS encoding molybdopterin-binding protein, with amino-acid sequence MKAEIICVGTELLVGDIVNTNAQYISEKLTSIGVDLYYQTTVGDNFERLKNCIEAAFNRVDLVITTGGLGPTGDDITKEVIAEYFNEKLEVSEKHYKEIAKRYKDRGYEVSTGGEKEASILINSKLLENENGLAPGFFYEKENKKIIVLPGPPKELTWMVDNEVLPLLSKCSDSVLLMKTLEISGVPEGKIDDRLKEYCEMSNPTVAPYAKDKCVHLRIAMKGSRTDTENIKKEIERIAEEIKEIYPQAVEIDKQKL